GGCATCGAGGTCAGGACCCTGGCAAGAGGGTGTGCATCGAGTATCCCCTCGACCTCGGCGGTGACCTGTTTCCGTTGCTGGAGCACGGTTTTCAGGCTGTCGGCCAGTCTGGGCATGCCCGCGGCCGGTGCCTGGGACGGTGACGGTCTGCTCGGCCAGCGCGGTCAAGATCGCCTCGGCCAGCTGCTCGCCCATGCGGGGCGCGTGGGCGGCGGCGATCGCGGCGAGCTTGCGGCGTCCGGCTTCGCACAACGTGCGGCGGGTGGTCAAGGCGCCTGAGGCTTGGACGCGCGGGAGATGCGGCACAGCTTCGTGTCGCTGCTGTCCGATGCGCGGGCGCCGATCGAGGACATCGCACGGCTGTGCGGGCACGGCGGGACTGCGGTCACCGAGCAGGTCTACCGGCACCAGATTCGGCCGATGATCCTCGAAGGCGCCGTGGCGATGGAGCAGATCTTTCGTTCCCAGCGCGGGGAACGGTAGTCACCCGGCGGCCATCCATCGTGGACTTACGGCAACGAAGGGAAGGAGCAAAGCGATGTCAAGAAAGGCCGGTGACCTGGTATTTCACCAGGTCACCGGCCGTCTTCGTCCGGTCGGGCTGACAGGATTTGAACCTGCGACCCCTTGACCCCCAGGACGTTGGAGTAGCGGTTTCCGCAGGTCAGGGCCAGTTGCACAAGATCGTCTGACGTTCGGTGACCTGCGGCTCGTTCATGATCGCGCACCACGTGTGGTCCCCACGTGGTCCCCAGCTCTGCCCTGGTCCAGAGCGTGAGCTGGTTGGGGCTGAGGCGGCGGTTCGGCTGCTTGAGCTTCACGGCAGGCTCCCTCGGCGGGTCGGGCTCGATGGCGCGGTACGTGGTGGCTGACCGCCCCCGTCTTCCTCGCCCATGCCGCAGTTAGCGCCGGGTCGTCGGTGTCAAGGGGGAGCTTCAGCTCATCGCGAAGCGACGCCGAAGGCGCCCTTGATGGCGGCGGGCCGGTGTTAAAGGATCGCCTGCGAGGGAGCGGCCACCTCGAGAGGTCGGGTCCAGCTGATGCGCGTCGGGTGGCAGAGCTGCCGTGTTGCTCGGTGGTCATGGTGTCGGCGGCGGCGCGCTGTGCGGTGCTGCGCTATCGGCGGGCTCGCCCGGCGACCGGCGGCCGGAGCGGAGCGGCAGGCCGTCCGTGTCGCCATGGGGCGGAGCCCGCCGTACGTGTGGCGACCTGCGCGCCGCCGTCGGCGGCGCCTTGATCCCATAGAGCCAAATTCGGCAAGGACCTGTCTCCGAGCTAGCTGCTCTCCCGAATGGAAGGTCCCGTGAATGCTGACTGCATACCGAAATAGGACGTCAACTTTCCAAGGAAATCAATTAGCTCCGGCGTAAGGTTCTCGTGCCGCCTAGTTTCCAGAACCCGTGTCACATAAGCAATGCCATGCTTCGCATTGACATCCTTGAACCAACGTTCTAGCTCACCAACGGGAACAAGGAAAATCCCATAATTGCTAAGGTTCTCCAGTATTCGATCAATCGCTCCGGACGCGTCGCCTTCAAAAGCTGCAACGCCAGCCCGTTTCACTTCACCCCAACCGGTTTTAATCTTCACGGCATCGATAATTCCCTTGGACTCAGCATCAGTGATGGTGCTCCTATTTTGCCGCCGGAGAATATCTTTGGTCGCCTCGCGCAGATTCTCGACCGTCGGACCTGCTGTTCGACCAGTAATCTGGCGATTTACGATATCAAGGTCTTGAACAAATTCGTCTGGATTTCCTCCGGCCGCTTTTACAAGATTGAAGACACGCTCGCGCTCGTTTAACACATCGATATCGCCGATTACCGCCGTTTTCACGCCAAAGGAGCAGAGCTCGCGCATGGACTGTGCCAACCGCGCCTTTCCTCCCACATGCGTAAATAGAAGATCGTGCTCTAGCTCTTTATTAAGGTAGACATCTAAGGCGGCTTCATAAAACCGACAGTCTCCGTCAGATTCGCATACAACAACCCCCTTGTGAAATAGACCATTAAGCATGCCGGAATACCGCAATAGTGGCTCGGACCACAAGGTTGCTAGTCGCGCGGGCGGGATAGTCGTCCGAATTCTCGTCGGGTCAAGCCCCTGCGTCGAAACCCTAATGATCTTTATTGGACGCCGAGTTGCGCTATTAAGTACACCTTCGAGAATTTCTGAACTATGCGTCGCGATGATGACTTGTCCAGAAGCTGGCGTTTCTTCCACGAGGTACCGCCCAAGAAGACGAGCCTGAGGCGGATGAAGAAACGCCTCGGGCTCGTCGATAAGGGTAACCGACACGCCCGAAGCTATGACGCTGACCAGAATTCCCGCGAAGCTTCGTACGCCATCACCCTGGGACATCAACGGCCGAAGCGCGGCGTACTGCTCGAGCAGTTCCGGACTTGGCGGCAGCCGCTCGTCAGGAAGGCTCGGTCGCCCCATCAAGAGTTGCGGGCCGAGACTGTAGCGGTTGATCGAGATGTCAAAGCCGAATGCGCGCCGAATCATTTTCGACATCCTGACTTCAAGTTCCCGATCATCCCAAATTCGATGAATTGGATTTAGTGCGGGAGCAATTGGCTCTCGCGGCCCGGCGGACTGAAGAAGATTTGGACGCGACATGGCATCCAGATATGCCAAGACGCGCCCAGACAAGACCCCGAGCGCAGGATTTGTCATCCAGACCTGATGCGCCTGCTCCAAGGAGACAAATTGCTGTCCGCCCGACGAGTCCCAGATTCCAAAGCTTCTACCGGTTCCCAGTCCCTCGGGCATACGTCGAGCTATCTTAGTGAACCATTCCCGAAAGACGTCAGCGTTGGTTTCCCGGACAATGGACATCCCATTTAGCCAATTATTGCTATCCTGAAACGTATTGTTCACAAGACCAAGAAAGATCTCGTGCAATAGTGCAGACTTGCCAGCGTTGTTGGGGCCGACGATCAGCGTTACGCCATCTTCTGGAATATCTTCCGTCGTTCCGTCAAGAAACGATAATCGATCAACCGCAAGTTGGATCATTGCCTCTTGGCCTCAAGTCCATCGCTCATCGATATTTCAAGAGAAGAATACTTGATTCTGCGGAATACAGGCATGGTCTATCCTTATTCTGATGGAGGGGTGGATGTTCAGGGCGTCCAGCTCTGAGGCGCTAACCCAAAATACTTCCTTACTTTCACTGCTGGTACGCAAGTTGCCACCCGTAGCAATTGCACGGAAGCAGATCGAAAACTCTTGGCGGACTTCGCCATCGTCGTAAGCGATGACGTGGTTGGGGTTCGAGTAGAGCCCGATAATGCCGGTGACCTCGCACTCAATCCCGGTCTCTTCGCGAACTTCGCGCACGGCAGCCTGTGCCAGCGTTTCGCCGAGCTCAAGCTGGCCGCCGGGTATCGAGTACAGGTCGTTGTCGGTCCGCCGGATCATGAGGATTCGGCCTTCGTCGTCCTGGATGAACGCGGACACTGCGACGGCGATGCTGTTGGCCTTGGGGGCGTTCGGGTCGTTGTAGTAGTCGACGCGGGTCACGCTGTGGCCTCCTAGAAGGTGGCGGGCTTGGCGAGGTTCCAGACGGCTTCGAAGCTTTCGGAGTAGGTCTCGAAGAGGTCCCCGGCGGAGAGTCTGCGCAGGTGCAGGGACGGCGCGTGGGCGCCTTGGAAGCCGTAGACGTGCGTGTTGATGATCATTTCGTCGTCAAAGCGAAAGATCGAGTTGTAGAGCGTAGTGTTGTGAAACCGCATCTCAACTCCGTCGACGCCGATCAGCGGCCGGTAGGACGCCAGGGCATTGCGGATGCGCGCCGCAAGGGTCCCGTCGCCGAGCTGCTCTTCCTCGCCTCGTAGTGCGACGCTCTCGCCTTCCGGATCTCCGAACACGAGGCGGATCTTCGCGCCTGCTGCTGCCTTGGCGGTCAGGTCCTTGATGAACCGTGGGCGTTCCACCAGGAACAGCGCAGCGTGCACCAGGACCTCGACGGTCTCCGATGCTTCCTTGATCAGCCGGTCCCACAACTCGACCGGGATGGCGTTGCGGTGCGGGAACACCCGCACGACCTCTGCGGCCGCCGTCTCAGCCTTGCGTTCGGGCGCCACGGAGTCCGGCCAGAGGTAGGTTTCTGACTCGCGTGCCATGGCGGCGATCTTGTGCCGGTGCTTGGGGTACGGCGTCCGGTTCTTGGTGATCCAGCGCTCGACTGTCTTCTGGTCGACGCCGACGGCCTTGGAGACCTGTTCCAGCGTCAGGCCGTTGCGCAGCAGCGCGTCACGTAGGCGTTCGTTCGGCATCCGCACCCCTTGGGACTTGTAGGGACGTCTTGGACCGTACCAGGGACGTCCCAAGATGTCCCGCCACGTGGTGATCACGTCCCGCGTTTTGGCGGAGATTGGTGTCAGGTTGCCGGGACAGGCCCGGTGCCAGGACACCGAGGAGGTAGGCGTGACCAGTGAAACCGCCGTCCGGCCGTCTGGCTTGGGCAAGCGGACGGTACTTCCCCGACGCGCGGCGTAGGCGCGGCGTGGCATGCGCGACACGGTTCAGATCCACGTCACGGCTGATCTGCCGATTCGCGTCAGGGCGCTGACGTACGCAAACCGCGCGGAAGTCCGGTTCGGCAAGGCGTTCCCAGTGGTCCTGCTCGTGGACTCGGCCGCGATCGCCGTGCTCCGGAGGGAACTCGAACTAGTCAGCGCGGCACTCGACGCCGCAGCAGCACGAGACCTGAGCGGCGAAGAACCGCCAGAAGCTACCAACTAGCAGACGACACAAGGGATACAGACATGGCTATCGACAAGGGATACCGGTTCGCCATCGGCTTCGAGGACGCGTTCACGCAGGGCCTGGTGATGGTCGGCGAAGTGTCGCCGGACACCGAGTACCAGTCGCGCGAGGACCGTGCGGCGGGTCGGGCGACGCGTCAGCGGGTGGACGAGATCAGCGGGAAGCGGCAGTGGAAGGTCACCGTGACCGACCCGTCGGAGACCAAGGCGAAGCGTGCGTCGTTCGAGATCACGCTTCTCGCCGACGTTCAGCCGGTGCCCACGACGAGTGAGGTGCTGCCGGGGATGCGGCCGATCGAGCTGGAGGGGCTGACGGCGGAGCCGAAGGTGGCGGGGCAGGGCGAGTTCAAGTACCAGTCGTACATGTTCCGCGCGACCGGGTTCAAGGCGGCCGGATCGGTCACGGGCGGGAAGACTTCGCGGTCGGCTGGTGACGCGTCGGCCAAGGCGGCGTGATGGGCACCCGGGGGCAGACTCGGGACGCGGCGGGCTTCGGTGAGCAGGTCCGGGCGTGGGAGCTGGCGTATCGGGACTACATGGCGGCCTGGCAGCACGGCACGCAGGTGTTGTCGCCGGTGAGTGCGCAGAACACGGCGAACGCGGCCCGGCGGGTGTCACGGGCCTGGCATGAGCTGGCCCAGGCGCGCGGGTTGCCGTGGTGGTGTGTCGCCGCTTTGGAGTCGGCGGCCGAGGGGTTCTCGGACCTCGCGCGGGACTGGGAACGCAAGTCCACCGGTCCTGGCCGTCCGTCGCCTGCGCCGCGTCAGCGGGATGGGTCGGCGTGATGGCGGAGACCGAACCTCGGACGTT
This Amycolatopsis sulphurea DNA region includes the following protein-coding sequences:
- a CDS encoding ATP-dependent nuclease; the protein is MIQLAVDRLSFLDGTTEDIPEDGVTLIVGPNNAGKSALLHEIFLGLVNNTFQDSNNWLNGMSIVRETNADVFREWFTKIARRMPEGLGTGRSFGIWDSSGGQQFVSLEQAHQVWMTNPALGVLSGRVLAYLDAMSRPNLLQSAGPREPIAPALNPIHRIWDDRELEVRMSKMIRRAFGFDISINRYSLGPQLLMGRPSLPDERLPPSPELLEQYAALRPLMSQGDGVRSFAGILVSVIASGVSVTLIDEPEAFLHPPQARLLGRYLVEETPASGQVIIATHSSEILEGVLNSATRRPIKIIRVSTQGLDPTRIRTTIPPARLATLWSEPLLRYSGMLNGLFHKGVVVCESDGDCRFYEAALDVYLNKELEHDLLFTHVGGKARLAQSMRELCSFGVKTAVIGDIDVLNERERVFNLVKAAGGNPDEFVQDLDIVNRQITGRTAGPTVENLREATKDILRRQNRSTITDAESKGIIDAVKIKTGWGEVKRAGVAAFEGDASGAIDRILENLSNYGIFLVPVGELERWFKDVNAKHGIAYVTRVLETRRHENLTPELIDFLGKLTSYFGMQSAFTGPSIRESS
- a CDS encoding DUF5919 domain-containing protein, whose product is MPNERLRDALLRNGLTLEQVSKAVGVDQKTVERWITKNRTPYPKHRHKIAAMARESETYLWPDSVAPERKAETAAAEVVRVFPHRNAIPVELWDRLIKEASETVEVLVHAALFLVERPRFIKDLTAKAAAGAKIRLVFGDPEGESVALRGEEEQLGDGTLAARIRNALASYRPLIGVDGVEMRFHNTTLYNSIFRFDDEMIINTHVYGFQGAHAPSLHLRRLSAGDLFETYSESFEAVWNLAKPATF
- a CDS encoding NUDIX hydrolase, which translates into the protein MTRVDYYNDPNAPKANSIAVAVSAFIQDDEGRILMIRRTDNDLYSIPGGQLELGETLAQAAVREVREETGIECEVTGIIGLYSNPNHVIAYDDGEVRQEFSICFRAIATGGNLRTSSESKEVFWVSASELDALNIHPSIRIRIDHACIPQNQVFFS